Within the Candidatus Hydrogenedentota bacterium genome, the region GATGGCTGGTGGATAGAAGAGCGTAGTACACCGAATAACAACACTGGAAATGATCTCGCGAAACAAAGAATCGGATCGCTTTGGCCATGGTTGATCCCGGCGAAGACGTGAAGGCGCTCAAAGAAGCCTTCGACATGTTCACGCGATCGACGCAGACGCTCGAGGACGCCTATCGGCGCCTCGAGGCGCGGGCGCGCGAACTCGGCCTCGAATTGGCTGCGAAGAACCAGGAACTCGCGCTGACCATTGATTACCTCAACTACATCCTCGAAAGCATGTCCGACGGCGTCATCGCAATTGACACCAAAGGCGTCATCACCACCTTCAACCGAGCCGCGAGCGACGTGTTGGGCTTCACGGCCGCCGAGGCCGTTGGACGCGCCTTCCATGAACTCCTAGGCCGCGAGTTTTCGGCGGCGCCCACGGCCCTGTCGGGCCGTTTGCGGGCCAAAAGCGGCCGGGGCGTGCCGGTCGCCGAACGCGACGAACCCATCGCCGACCGCAACCACACATGCATCGGATATGTGAAGGTGTTCCAAGATTTGACCGAGATTGAAGCACTGCGGGAACAGGTCCGGCAAAATGAGCGCCTGGCCGCCATCGGCGAAATGGCCGCGACGGTCGCCCATGAAATCCGAAACCCGCTTGGCGGGATACGAGGCTTCGCCGCGTTGCTCGCGCGCGACATTCCCGCCGACGATCCGCGATCGCGATTGGTTGAAAAAATTCTGGCGGGCGCGGCCAACCTCAATCGGGTTGTGGACGAATTGCTCGAATATACGCGGCCGGTCGAAATCCGGCTGCGGACCGTGGATTGCGCCGAACTGGTGTCCGCCGCGCTGGCCTACCTCAATCTCGACGGACGCCCCGTCACCCTCCACAACAATGTCGCGCCGGGACTGTGTGTTCGCGCGGATCCCGACAAGATGCGGCAGGTGTTGCTCAACGTGCTGATCAACGCCGTGCAGAGCATCGAAGGCGCCGGATCGGTATGGATAGATGCGGTCATGGAGGCGGATTGGGTGGCGCTGTGCATCCGCGATTCGGGCTGCGGCAT harbors:
- a CDS encoding ATP-binding protein, which translates into the protein MVDPGEDVKALKEAFDMFTRSTQTLEDAYRRLEARARELGLELAAKNQELALTIDYLNYILESMSDGVIAIDTKGVITTFNRAASDVLGFTAAEAVGRAFHELLGREFSAAPTALSGRLRAKSGRGVPVAERDEPIADRNHTCIGYVKVFQDLTEIEALREQVRQNERLAAIGEMAATVAHEIRNPLGGIRGFAALLARDIPADDPRSRLVEKILAGAANLNRVVDELLEYTRPVEIRLRTVDCAELVSAALAYLNLDGRPVTLHNNVAPGLCVRADPDKMRQVLLNVLINAVQSIEGAGSVWIDAVMEADWVALCIRDSGCGIDAGHIGRIFSPFFTTKEKGTGLGLAVAAKIVEGHLGAIEAESSPGKGTLMRIRLPRVA